The region TAGGTTAAACTGTTTATATATATTTAAACATTCTCATTCGTTAGTTTATAAAAAAACCGTCCCATCATAAAAAGGACGAGTATATTTCACACTATAACTAGGATTATAATTGAAAAACAGCTAATTGTCAATATTTAACCCCTGTTTATGTTTTCTATTAAATATGAATATAACACCTTTAAAATGCCTACAACTGGGATTGCGAGAATCATTCCTGTAACTCCAAAAAAACCTCCTCCTATTATCAAAGATAATATTACTGTTACTGGATGAATGCCCACACTTTCTCCAACAATTTTAGGTGTTATAATATTGCTTTCAATTTGCTGAATAATAGTAAATATAATAATTACCCATAGCGCTCTAATAGGACTCTTTAGTAGCGCAAAAAAAACCGCAGGTATTATACCTATTACAGGGCCAAAATAAGGTATAATATCAGCTATACCAGCCATCAATCCAATAATTAAGGCAAAATCAATTCTCAAAAAAAACAATGATATAGTAGTAGTAATGCCAACGAACATTGCAACAAGAACTCTTCCTTTAATAAATTGACTAATAACTTTATTGACATCTTTAGACAATTTTAACACATGATTTCTATAATCCTTTGGAATACAAAAATATATTTTCTTTTTAAAATACTCTTTATCATTTAAAAAATAAAACGATAGAATTGGGATAAGTACTATTGTAAATATCTTTGAAAATATATCAATAGTCTTATCTGTAAATTTTTTAATCCATTTAGTAACTATTTTTTCAATTTCACTAACATTATCTTTGAATATTCCTTTAACTCCATCTAATTGTGGTGGAATGTTGTCAATATTTTTAATATATTTATCATAAATTGAATCAAAATATCCAAAGACTCTATCTAAATACCTAGGTAGAATAGAACCTAAATTCTTAAACTCCTTCATGATATTTGGCCCAAAAACAAATATTAGTAAAAAGATTATTACTGCGAGTATAAGATATATTAACACTACACTTAAAAATCTAGATAAACCTTTCTTTTCAAAATAATTGACTATAGGATTTAAAAGATAAGAAAATATTATTGCCATAAAAATAGCATAAATTGATTCTGATAAAAAAGAATACTTTTTTATTATAAAAAAAAATAAGAATACAAATATTAAAAAACCAAGTGTTTTGAAGGTCTTGGTATTATCTATTTTTATTTTTTTTCTTTCTTCTACATATTTATTTCCAATATTTATTATATAATAGATGATGACTATAATTAATATCACCATTAACAATTGTATTATTTTACCAAGATTTGTCCAAACCATTTCATGTCTCCTTTAAAACAAAGTAAGGCAGCTAAAGCTGCCTATCCCCAAAGTGAAGTTACACCATTTTTTATATTTGAGAAAGCTCTTCTAGTATTTCTCATCATCTTTCTTTTTTGTCTTGGATCCATCCTTGATGTTGCAAAAATACCAACACTAGCTCCTAGTATACTACCCATTAAAGCACCTTTTCTAAACCAACTATTCATATAAATCATCTCCTTTTTAAGGTTTCTATTTATATTCTGCCACTTTAACCATCCTCTAATTCTAGAAGTTTTTTGTAATATTCTTTATTTTTAACAATTTGGTCCATTATCATGTCATTCATAACTATATTTTCTCCACCAATTTGAATATTTTCCATATTGGGTATGAAACTTCTACCATTAAATATTTCTTCAAATATTCCCTCTGTCATAATAAATCCTATAAGTATGCCATTTGAAGGATTTATTATGACATCTTTAACGTAACCTATTAGTTCTCCATCTTCTTTCAATACACCTTTTTCTATAATATTTACATCTTCTCCGATAATTAATTTCTCTATATTTAATTTTTCCATATTCAAACATTTATCCTTGCAAACTAAAATTTTATCATCATCAACTGAAACTATTGTCTCAAAAGGTATTAAACATTTATCCTTTATCAATTTTCCACTTTCAACTATTATATTGGTAATTTTATGTAAATCATTTGAAAATACTAAATCAGCAACTTTTCCAAGTTCCTCACCTTCATTTTTATCTAAAATACTGCATTTTAACAATTTTGTATATCTAATCATATAATTACCTCTCTTTTTCTTTTACTTATATTTATTATTCCTCAAATTAATATAAAAAAAACTGCTGAATTTTTCAGCAGTTATTCTTCAATTTCATGATCGTGTGGATCTTCTTCAGGATCAAATCCTTCAAGTCCAGATATATGAACATTATTTTTCTTTGAATAATCTAATAGTGCAGATTTTATAGCTTGTTCTGCAAGCACTGAACAGTGCATTTTTACAGGTGGCAATCCATCTAATGCCTCAGCAACAGCTTTATTAGTAACACTCATCGCTTCTTGAATAGTTTTTCCTTTTACCATTTCTGTTGCCATACTTGATGAAGCTATAGCAGAACCACAACCAAAAGTCTTAAACTTTACATCCACAATAACTCCATCCTCTATTTTTAAATACATCTTCATGATATCTCCACATTTTGGATTACCTACTTCACCAATTCCATCTGCATCAGGTATTTCACCAACATTTCTAGGATTTCTAAAATGATCCATTACTTTTTCTGAGTACATTTTTCTTCCCCCTTTACATTTTCATATAGTGGTGACATAGCTCTAAGTCTATCTACAATCTCCACAAGTTTCTCTACTACATAATCAACTTCCTCTTCAGTATTAAAATCGCCCAATGAAAGTCTAAGTGAACCATGAGCTATTTCATGGGGAAGTCCAATGGCTAACAATACATGTGATGGATCTAAAGAACCTGAAGTACAAGCTGAACCACTCGATCCTGCTATTCCTTCTATGTCTAAACTTAGTAACAAAGATTCCCCTTCTATAAATCTAAAACAAAAGTTTGCATTCCCTGGCAATCTATTAGTTGGATGACCATTTAATCTCACATAGCCAATATTATCCATCACCTTATTTATAAGTCTGTTTCTTAACTTTTCAAGTTTTGCATTGTGATCATCAATATTTTCATAAGCAAGTTCAATAGCTTTTCCAAGTCCAACTATTGCTGGAACATTTTCTGTCCCCGCTCTTTTATTTCTTTCTTGAGCTCCACCTTCAATTAAATTGTGCATCTTAACCCCTTGTCTAATATATAATGCACCTATTCCCTTTGGTCCATACAATTTATGAGCTGAAAGAGATAATAAATCTATATTTAATTCATTTACATCTATTTTTACATTTCCTATAGCTTGAACTGCATCTGTGTGGAAATATATTCCCTTTTCTTTTGCTATCTTTCCTATTTCCTTTATGGGTTGGATAGTTCCTATTTCATTGTTAGCAAACATTATAGAAATGAGAATAGTTTCATCTGTTATTGAATTTTTAAGCTGTTCTAGATCTACTGTACCGTATTCATCTACATCAAGATAAGTAATCTTGAAACCTTGCCTCTCTAAATATTCACATGTGTGAAGTATTGCATGATGCTCTATTTTTGAAGTAATAATATGATTACCTTTATTTTTATTTGCAAAAGCTACTCCTTTGATTGCCCAGTTATCAGCTTCTGAACCACCGCTAGTAAAAAAAATCTCCTTTGGATTTGCTCCAAGTGCATTTGCTACCCTTTCTCTAGCTTTATCTACTGCAATTTTTGACTGTCCACCTAAAGAATATATACTCGATGGATTTCCATACTTTTCATTGAAATATGGTAACATTTCTTCTAGTACTTCTGATTTAACTGGAGTTGTAGCTGAATTATCCATATAAATGTATTTTCTCATAGTTTTTCCTCCTAAATTAGTGATTTTTTCGCCATTATAGTATTGTGCTCATCTACCATATCTTGTAATGTAATAGAGTCTACTACATCATTTATGCTATCTCTTATCTTGGTCCAAACAAGTTTTGTAACACAATACTCGGCTCTTTCACAATTAGTATCATCACTATCTATAACACAATCTGCAGGCGCCATATTGCCTTCCAAAACCCTCAAGATATTGCCTACAGTTATTTCACTAGGTGATTTAGCTAGGTAATAACCACCTTGAGCTCCCCTTACACTTTCTAGCAATCCATTCTTTTTTAGTGTGGCAACAAGTTGCTCAAGATAATTCTCTGAAATTTTCTGTTCTTCAGCCACATTATTTAATGGAATAGGACCTTCTCCATAATGTAATGCTAACTCAAACATTGCTTTTAGTCCGTATCTTCCTTTTGTTGACAGCCTCATTTTTTCACCTCTTTTAATCCCAACCAAATCACTTGGTTTTCTTTTATAAGTATATTATACCCTAGCGTTTTTGTCAACATTAAAAAAAGAAGAGCTTTTAGCTCCTCTTTAGTCATCAAATGCGTCTTCATACTGTGGTGGGAAAAAGTCTGGGAATGGTTCATATTCAAAGTTTTCACAAACATCTTTTGGTGAGAAATCCTCACACTCAATAGGTTCTGGACAGAATCCAAATGTAGGAATCAAAAGTTGAACTCTTCCAACAACCTTAACTATTACAAATATTCCTACTGCAAAAGAAACTTTACCATTAGTAACTATAGGCATACCTAAAGTTCTTGAAGATGTTTCTATAACAATTTCAAAAGTAAATTCATCCCTTGCATCAGGAATGAAAAGTACAATATCCTTAAGTATATCAGGTAAAAATTTCTCTTCACTAGTACCATCAGTGTATATAATGTCGTAAGGAATCCTTAAAGTAAACATAACTCTTCTAAACTGTGGCCTATTCTCTATATCTGTTATCGCCAATGTGCCAGGAACTATAAAACCAGGTTTAAAACGTATTTCTTTAAAAGTCTTACCACTTGCAATGCTTACTTCAACTTTTGGTATACAATGTCTTTGAGAACAACTAGCATATACTTTATCTACTATTATACAATCGACTTCTACAGAATCAACTTCTCCTATTTTGTTTAAATCCAATTCATTATATTCTTCATTCACAAAATCTCACTCCTTTTTTAATAATTTCACTTTTACTATCATATTATGAATCAAGGAACATTTTGTGATATTTATTCTGTTGGTAATGTAAAAAGTTTTATGAAAAAATAAAAGTCAAAAATAATACTTTTCAATTAAATTTTGAGTGGGATCTCCCGCCACCCTTGACAAAAAATAAGAAAATGCTTAGTTAAAACTAACAAGGGCGAGGGGAACTCAAAAACAAGACAACGCAAATAAGCCCTTGAAATGTTCATTATAGCATTTTCTTAAATATTTTTGTCAAGGGCAAGCCTACGGTGGCTAGTGCTGCTGGGCTCAAAGAATCTAAAAACAAGACTTTAAGCACAAGAAGATATGTATTCTTCAGACAGTTGTATTAATTTAATCCATCTTGCAGGCATATTGGGTAAATCCTCAAGTTCAGGAATAACAACAGGTACACTAGCTTCCAATGAAGCATGAGGTCTTAAAAAGTTGAAATAAACAGCAAACAATGTAACAAAAGTAACAGAACCATGCTGGGCACCAAATCCATGAGAGGATTTGTAATTGCCTTTAAAAGTGCGATTAAGACGTTCGATAACTTGCTTAAGTGGTCTAAATTCTTTTGAAACAGGATCATCATTAGTAAGACCAATGACCTGTGAAACATCAAAAAATATATCATGTTGGGCAAAAAAATGTTGAGCAAGAAGGTAAATAGGATTACCATCAACAATGATATTAAGATTCTTTGGAATTTCCTTAAATTTAGACAAAACATCATCTAAAGCAATAATAGCTGAAGGAGTGTCACGATTAGGAGAAACATGGTAAGACAAAATAATCTTCTTAACAGCATCAAAGAAAAAGAAGATATAATGCCATTTACCATTAACCCTAATATAAGTTTCATCACCACAAATAGAGTCAGATAGCTCATAAGGGTAATTGTCAACAAATGGCTTAGTAATAACACTTACAGTGTTAGCATAATTAAGAACAGTTTGATGAGAAATATCAACCTGATGAATATCTTTCATGATAGCAGCAGTCTTTCTAGCACTTAGGCCATAATTAACATAATAAGTTAAAACAAGACCTAAAACATGATTGGAAGCATAAATCCTTGGCAAAGAAACAGAACCTTTAACAGGAGAAGTTCTAGATAAAGGCTTAAAGTTAATATTAAAAGCTCTGTAAATATAATGCATTTTAAAAGAATGAGGCTTAATCTCAAACAGCTCCTTTTGTTCTTTAGATAAAGAATTTTTGTTTTTAAGATAAAAAGAGCACTCATTGTTTTTACACTTGTAGATAATAAAGAATTTACGATCCTTAATAGGCTCAAGAGCCTTGTTACAATGAGGACATCTTAAAATAACAGACTTGGAAAATTGATTTTTTCGGCTAAAAGTTGATTCACAAACCTTGCATTTAAATTGGCCTCTGCCACCGTTGTTATCGTATATGTAAATGTGAGGAGCACCACAACAAGGACAAGAAATAGATTCAGGAACAGGAACTTTAGAGTTAACAGGTTTAAGCTCTTTTCCTTTATCCAACAAATAATTCTTTAAAAGAACTTTGTGATCATATTTCTTAACCTTATCAAAGATAGGCATTTCGTCGACTTTCAGTTTACGATAAGGCTTATCAATGGGTTCATCAGGTAGCTTCGAAGCTTTAATAGCACCTAAACAAAATAGAAGATATAAAATAATGTTATTTTGGACTTGAATAAAGTATAGTAAATAAGTTATAATATCGAACATGGATGACAATTCCTTTCTAGTTAGATTTGTTTGACGACGATATTATAACTAATGAATGGATATTTGTCATCCATTTTTGTATATAAAAACAAAAAATATTTAGCTCTCTTTAGGGGGTAAATATTTTTATTAAGATAAATGTTTGAAAATCAAGGATTGTCAGAGATGTATATTAATATTTTTGACAATACCATTCTGTTAAAAGGAGTGAGATTATGAATAAAATAATTAGAAATGGAAACATTGTAATAAATTCAGAAGGATATTATTATAACTTTTATAAAGATGAACAAGAAAACTTAAATATGGTTAAGTTCAATAATAATGGACTCTTAGTCGATTCTATAGTGTTGGAATATAAAAAAGTTTTGAATTTCTCTGTAAATATAGACAAAGAAGATACTATTCATCTTATATGCTTATTAAAAAATGGAAATTTAGTTTACTCAACATTTAAAAATGAGGAATGGTCAAACAACTATATTGGAAATCTAGATACGAAATCTAATATTTATAAACAATTATATATATATATTATTAACAATGAAATTTATACATTTTATGCTTATTGCAATCTAGTCAATAAAAACATTTGCACTTTAGAATTAATTACTGGTACTAATGTTAATTGGACAAGAAAAAGAATAATTAATATAGTTACAAATGATTTTGATAATCCATTCTCTATTAACCATGACTCTTTGGGTAATATACATTTCGCCTATAAATCACAAGAAAAAAATCACAGCCATATTTACTACGTTTTTTATAATATTTATACACAAAGTTGGAGTAAAACACCTATGAAAATTTCTAATGCGCCTGTTGAAAACGCAAATCCATATCTTTTTGTAGACACTAAAGATAATGTTCACATACTATGGTATTCACTTGAAAATATGGATTTTATACTTCATTATAAAAGACTAGCAGCTTCAGGACAAGATAAATATAGATGGGTAGAGGTAAAATTACCACTTATAAAAAATATTGATACTCCTACTATTATGTTTGAAATAGATAATATTTTAAAAATTACTTACTTTGATAATAATAGCTTAGGATTCTTATCCTCAAAAGATCAAGGTCTCACTTGGGTAGATAATAATAAACTCAAATTAGATACAGAATCAATCTTTTTTATAAAATGCTCCTCAAATTATTCTAAAACTCATTTCCTAGAAAAAGCTAGTGATTGTTATTGTCAAATTGGTGATGAAATATTATGCTATTTATATGATAGTTCTAATAAAAAAGATATAACAAATTCAAAAAAAAACGTATCTACTTCAAATGTAGATACTCAATCCCCTTCTAATATTTCAAAAGTAGAAGAAGAATTAAAAAACTTAAAAAGAAATGTTGAAGAATTATTATTATACAAAGATAAAACTGACAATGAAATTTCAAAACTTAAAGATAGCTTTGAACAAAATAAAAATATTTCATTTTTAAATAAATTGTCAAGTTTGTTTAAATCAAATAATTAAGATTCTTAATTGTTTTACTTCCATTTTTTCTTTCTATACAATATAGACTTTCTATGTTTGTATTTAAAGATCTTGCTTCTCTTTTTAAAATGTCTAGTTGTCTCATTTCTTTAAATTTTATAGAATAACCACATCCAGCTTGAATCTGACATGGAGTTGAAACAAGCTGGAAATTTTTATACCCCAAATTTTCCAGAATATAGTTTATTTGTATTGCATAGCTTTTTGATTTAAAGATAGCTATATAATATTTATCTTCTATCATTTCTTACACCTCTCTTCTAATATAATATATTTCCAAAAAATGCTTTCGTTACTGCAATTTTTAGATTAAAAATCATAATATGAAATAAAGGAACAATATTATGGAGGTAAAAAGTGAATATTTTATATCCAGTTAATAAATGTACTAAAATTAAAATAAATCCATCATTATATGAAAATATAAATACTGATATTGGTGTATCCGTAATTACTTGTACAAATAAAAAAAATAAATATCAAAGCATATTAAATAATTATAATAGACAAGTCTATCAAAAAAAAGAATTAATCATCATACTAAATGATAATTCATTAGAAATAGATAAATATAAAATTGATAAACAAAGTAATGTAAAGATTTTTCAACTAAATCAAAAAATAACCCTTGGTGAATGTTTAAACTTTGCGGTAGATAAAAGTAAATATCCTATTATTTCTAAATTTGACGATGATGACTACTATGCCCCAAAATATTTGTCTGATTCTATTAAAGCATTAGGATACACCAATGCTGACATAGTTGGAAAATCTAGTACTTTTGTATATTTTGAAAAAGATAATACTTTAGCAATAAAAAATAATAATAGAGATAATAGATACGTTTATAGAGTTGAAGGTTCAACCTTAATTTTTAGAAAAGAAATATTAGATGATATACGTTTTAAACCTAAAAATTTAGGAGAAGATTTAGAGTTTTGTAAAGATGCTATAAAAAAAGGTTACAAAATCTATTCATCCAATATTCATCACTACCTTTATATTAGAAACTCAAATAACAACCATAGCTGGAAAATTCCAAATGAATATTTGATTAAATATTGTAAAATTATATGTAAAGAAAAAAGCATCAACTATATCCTAAATAATTACATTGATGTAACAAGTCATAAATAGACTCATATTATAAAAACAGGAATAAGTAAAATTTGAGGTGATAATATGAAAGTATGTGTTGTTGGACTAGGATATATTGGACTTCCTACTGCATGTATATTAGCTTTAAATGGTCATAATGTTGTTGGAATTGATATAAATGAGTCGGTAGTTGATATGATAAATAAAGGCCTTGTTCCTATAAATGAAAACAAATTAGACTCCACATTAAAAACTTTAATTTCCCAAAATAAAATTATAGCAAAAACTACAGCTGAAAGTGCTGATGCTTATATTATATGTGTACCAACCCCCTTAGACGACAATTTCTCTTGTAATATGCATTATGTATCTAATGCAATGGAATCCATATTACCTTGTGTTTGTCCAGGTAATATGATAATTATTGAATCAACAGTACCACCTGGTACAATTAAAAATATAATCAAACCAGCAATAGAAAATAGAGGATTTAATATAGGAGAAGATATTTATTTAGCCTACTGCCCAGAAAGAGTTTTGCCAGGAAATATTTTTAATGAAATAGTTTACAATGACCGAATAATAGGCGGAGTTACAGATAAATGTGAAAAAGTAGTTTCAACTTTTTATAAAACTTTCGTTAAAGGAAATATTTTTATAACAGATTCAAAAACAGCTGAAATGACCAAAATAGCAGAAAATATTTACAGGGATGTTAATATTGCCCTTGCAAATCAACTCTCTATTCTATGTAACGAACTTGAAATAAACAGTTTAAAAGTCTTCAATCTAGCAAACAAACATCCTAGAGTTAATTTCTTATCACCAGGCCCTGGAGTTGGAGGACATTGTTTACCAGTAGACCCTTACTTTGTATTAAAGGATAAAAATGATTCTTCTAGTATAATTGTCCTTTCAAGAAAAATAAATGAAAACATGCCTAACTATATAGCTTCATTAGCAAAAAAAATAATAAATTATATTCCATCTCCTAAAGTGACCCTTTGGGGTGTCGCCTATAAAGGTAATATCGATGATACTAGAAATAGTCCTTCTATTCAAATAATAAATAAATTAAAAGAACTTAATTGTGATTTTCAAGTTTATGATCCTGTTGTTAAAAACTGCTGTATTGAAACTAAAGAAGAGTCATTAAAAGATTCTAATCTACTAATTATACTAACAGATCACGATGAGTTTAAAAGTTTAGATCCTAAACTTGTTTTAAGAACAATGAGAAATCCAATAATACTCGATTCAAAAAACATATTAGATTCAATTTCTTTTATGCTAAATGGAATAATCGTATATAATTTTGGTAATTTTCATTTGTTAAATTAGGTAGGTGACAATATGAGTAAAGTAGTTAATACATGTCTAAAAAATTTTATAAATAAAAAAAATAAAAAGCTTAAAGAATCTAAAAGCTTAAGAGGTGTTTCTGTTATTACATGTACTAATAATCCAAACGCACTTAAAAATATCATAGAAAATTATGAAAGACAAAACTTTACTGAAAAAGAGTTGATTATCATAATAAATAACAATCATATAAATATAGAAGATTGGAAATCAAAAATAGGTGAAATAAATAATATAAATATATTTAAACTTGATGAAAAAATTTCTCTAGGAAAATGTCTTAATTATGGTGTATCAAAATCAAAATATGATTATATTGCAAAATTTGATGATGACGATTATTATGGGCCAAAATATTTATCTGAAGCAATTAGTGGTTTTAAAGTTTCAAGAGCTAGTGTGGTTGGTAAAGGTACTACTATTGTGTATTTTGTTAAATCAAATACACTTGCTTTAAGGGACCCTGGATTAGAAAAAAGATTTGTTAACTTTGTAAATGGCTCTACATTAGTTGCCAAAAAAAGTGTTTTTAACAAAATAAAATTTAGAGATATGTCTGCAGCTGAAGATGTGAATTTCTGTAGAGACTGTTTACAAAGTGGAATAAGGATATATTCTACTAGCAAATATAATCATGTATATATGAGATATCCTTCAAAAAATAAACACACTTGGAAAATTAGTGATGATGAGCTTTTGAAAAGATATTGTAACGTTGTAGGAAATACCAAAGACTATATAAAATATGCAAATAATTAAAGTAAGGTGTTTAATATGAATGCTAAAAGTATTACAAATAAAAAAATAAGAATTCGTGGTAAATTTAAAGAAACTAAAAGTCCAGTTGTAAATAAAACTATTAGAAATATTTCTAAACTAAAAGATTTTAATATTAATAATAATATTAATGTAGCTTGCATCCTTGATGAATTTAGTTATGAATGTTTTAAATATGAATGTAATCTTGTTCAATTAGGTATAAATAATTGGAAGAATACTATAAAACAACTAAAACCTCAATTTTTATTTGTTGAATCTGCTTGGCTTGGATTTAATGGTGAATGGGCTGGTAAAATAGCAAATATTAATATGTATAATAACAAATATATAAAAGAATTAACTGAATGGTGTAATGAACATAAAATACCAACTGTATTTTGGGCAAAAGAGGATCCTAATGATTTTGATATTTTTATTGACTCTGCAAAATATTTTGATTATGTATTTACAACAGATTTTAATTGTATGCCTAAATACAAAAAAATATTAAATCACAACAACATTTATCTATTACCCTTTGCTGCACAGCCAAGAATACACAATCCAGTAAACAAAGATCTTGAAAAAAAAGGTGATATTTTATTTGCTGGAGGCTGGTATAAAAAATTTAATAAAAGAAAAGATTATATAAATATGTTGTTAATACCAGCAATGAAATATGATTTAAATATTTATGATAGATTTTACAGGCAAAATGGTGATTTAAACAAGTTTCCTGAAATTTTTAAACCTTATATAAAAGATAGTCTGCCATATAACAAAATTGTTGAGGAATATAAAAAATATAAATTACTACTAAATGTAAATTCTGTAGATGAAAGTCCAACTACCTTTTCTAGAAGAGTTTTTGAAGTATTGGCAAGTGGAATTCCAATTGTTAGTAGCTATTCATTGGGGATTAAAAATTATTTTGACAATATCGTCTTATTATGTAAAACTAAACAGGATGTATATAAAAACATCGAACTCATTTTAAAAGACAAAGAATCATCTGATAAGATATCACTGCTTGGTCAAAGAAAGGTTTTTGAAAATCACACTTATAAACAAAGATTTGAAAAAATATTAAATACATTAAAAATTAATTATGATAAAAAAGCTGAAGGAGTTAGCGTGATTACATGTACGAAACGAACTGAAAATATGGAAAATGTTTTTAATAATTTTCTATCTCAATCATATTCAAAAAAAGAGCTTATTGTAATACTCAATAATGACTCAATGAATATTGATAAATGGATTGAAAAAGCAAAAAAATATAAAAACATAAAGATTTTTCAATTACCTGAAAAAAAACCACTAGGTAGCTGTTTAAATTTTGCTGTAGATAATTCTAAATATGAATGTATATCAAAATTTGATGATGATGATTATTATGCTCCTAATTATTTAGTTGATATGTTAAATGCATTTAAATATACTAACGCTCACATACTAGGAAAATATAGTCTATATGCATATCTAGAGGATAAAAAACTACTAACTTTAAGATATCCTAATATGGATAATAGATTTATTGATTATGTTGCAGGCTCAACTTTAACCTTTAAAAAAGAAGTGTTTGAAAAAGTTAGATTTAGAGATTTAAACAAAAGCGAAGATACCAATTTCCTTAATGATTCTATAAAAAAAGGATTTAAAATTTATGCTACTGATAGATTTAATCATGTTGTATGTAGAAGAAATGATTTAAATGACCACTCATGGAAAATCAGTGAGACAGAGTTTCTGAAAAATTGTAAAATAATAACTAAAACTAACGATTATAAAACTTATGTAACAGTTTAATCTAGTTCAAATTTTTGAACTAGATTTAATTGTTATTTCATATATTTGTTTTAGATTATAAACTTTAAATCTGTTTAATCTTATATAATCGAAAATATCAATTATATAATCTTTTATTCCTCTCCCCTTATATTGCATTTCCTCTAACTCAATTCTAGATAAATTATTCCATTCTTCTCTTGACTTACTGTCTTTTATTTTTCTTGAATATATAAAATTTGGACTATTTAGAACCATATGCATTGGGTGAATGTTTATAACCATAAGACCAGGCTTAGAAAAAAGCTCTTTATAAGCCTTATTGAAATCTAAATCACCATTATGATAAAGATAAGCACCATCTTCAAAATATACTGGAAATCTAATAATTCCAGATCTATGAACAAATGGATCTATACTTTCAGTAAATGTACATAGATTTGAATCATATAGAAAACCTTCGTTATATAAAATTTCAGTAATATCGTTGACATCAAAA is a window of Anaerosalibacter sp. Marseille-P3206 DNA encoding:
- a CDS encoding glycosyltransferase, which translates into the protein MNILYPVNKCTKIKINPSLYENINTDIGVSVITCTNKKNKYQSILNNYNRQVYQKKELIIILNDNSLEIDKYKIDKQSNVKIFQLNQKITLGECLNFAVDKSKYPIISKFDDDDYYAPKYLSDSIKALGYTNADIVGKSSTFVYFEKDNTLAIKNNNRDNRYVYRVEGSTLIFRKEILDDIRFKPKNLGEDLEFCKDAIKKGYKIYSSNIHHYLYIRNSNNNHSWKIPNEYLIKYCKIICKEKSINYILNNYIDVTSHK
- a CDS encoding nucleotide sugar dehydrogenase; its protein translation is MKVCVVGLGYIGLPTACILALNGHNVVGIDINESVVDMINKGLVPINENKLDSTLKTLISQNKIIAKTTAESADAYIICVPTPLDDNFSCNMHYVSNAMESILPCVCPGNMIIIESTVPPGTIKNIIKPAIENRGFNIGEDIYLAYCPERVLPGNIFNEIVYNDRIIGGVTDKCEKVVSTFYKTFVKGNIFITDSKTAEMTKIAENIYRDVNIALANQLSILCNELEINSLKVFNLANKHPRVNFLSPGPGVGGHCLPVDPYFVLKDKNDSSSIIVLSRKINENMPNYIASLAKKIINYIPSPKVTLWGVAYKGNIDDTRNSPSIQIINKLKELNCDFQVYDPVVKNCCIETKEESLKDSNLLIILTDHDEFKSLDPKLVLRTMRNPIILDSKNILDSISFMLNGIIVYNFGNFHLLN
- a CDS encoding glycosyltransferase, which encodes MSKVVNTCLKNFINKKNKKLKESKSLRGVSVITCTNNPNALKNIIENYERQNFTEKELIIIINNNHINIEDWKSKIGEINNINIFKLDEKISLGKCLNYGVSKSKYDYIAKFDDDDYYGPKYLSEAISGFKVSRASVVGKGTTIVYFVKSNTLALRDPGLEKRFVNFVNGSTLVAKKSVFNKIKFRDMSAAEDVNFCRDCLQSGIRIYSTSKYNHVYMRYPSKNKHTWKISDDELLKRYCNVVGNTKDYIKYANN
- a CDS encoding glycosyltransferase family protein, whose protein sequence is MNAKSITNKKIRIRGKFKETKSPVVNKTIRNISKLKDFNINNNINVACILDEFSYECFKYECNLVQLGINNWKNTIKQLKPQFLFVESAWLGFNGEWAGKIANINMYNNKYIKELTEWCNEHKIPTVFWAKEDPNDFDIFIDSAKYFDYVFTTDFNCMPKYKKILNHNNIYLLPFAAQPRIHNPVNKDLEKKGDILFAGGWYKKFNKRKDYINMLLIPAMKYDLNIYDRFYRQNGDLNKFPEIFKPYIKDSLPYNKIVEEYKKYKLLLNVNSVDESPTTFSRRVFEVLASGIPIVSSYSLGIKNYFDNIVLLCKTKQDVYKNIELILKDKESSDKISLLGQRKVFENHTYKQRFEKILNTLKINYDKKAEGVSVITCTKRTENMENVFNNFLSQSYSKKELIVILNNDSMNIDKWIEKAKKYKNIKIFQLPEKKPLGSCLNFAVDNSKYECISKFDDDDYYAPNYLVDMLNAFKYTNAHILGKYSLYAYLEDKKLLTLRYPNMDNRFIDYVAGSTLTFKKEVFEKVRFRDLNKSEDTNFLNDSIKKGFKIYATDRFNHVVCRRNDLNDHSWKISETEFLKNCKIITKTNDYKTYVTV
- a CDS encoding polysaccharide deacetylase WbmS family protein; amino-acid sequence: MLLKEKDFPWHYEPIFCITCDIDWASDDALEMFLDIVKDYNIPLTMFLTHSSPLIVNIINKRNIDVGIHPNFLKGSSQGSSYKEIIEYCKAILPKAILPKAICFRCHRYFDVNDITEILYNEGFLYDSNLCTFTESIDPFVHRSGIIRFPVYFEDGAYLYHNGDLDFNKAYKELFSKPGLMVINIHPMHMVLNSPNFIYSRKIKDSKSREEWNNLSRIELEEMQYKGRGIKDYIIDIFDYIRLNRFKVYNLKQIYEITIKSSSKI